CGCCGTAATCATGCCAAGTGTACCACAACAGCAGCAGAAAAGTACAAGCATGGAGGAGGTAAAGAAGGGAGCATGGTCTCCTGAGGAAGACCAAAAATTGAAATCTTATATCATGAGATATGGCATTTGGAATTGGAGTCGCATGCCCAAATTTGCAGGTTCTACCCACTAGTAAAAGCATTTGTATGATTATTTCAACTGATCATTTCTATATATTTTCTCCGTTTCAATTTACGTgaacttattttctttttaatctgtgctaaaaaaaatgaccaatttcctttgaaaataatttacctttatgcaatgatttatagccacaaaaAATATACGTGTTTCATTTTATACCATAAATTCAAaagtcttttttcttttcttaaattttgtgccagtcaaataggttcacataaattgaagcAGAAGCAGTATATCATATGTTACGATAATTCATTCTTCGAATTTTATCTACATGCATTAAGAAACTTGTAAACAATTTCTTGTCTAAGTTCACTAATTTGTTGTGCTTAATTAGTCTCCTGAAATTGGGTTGTACGACGTTACAGGACTATCAAGAACGGGGAAAAGTTGCAGACTTAGATGGATAAATTATCTCAACCCTGATGTTAAGAAAGGACCCTTTACcatggaagaaagagaaacagtcATCAAAATGTATCAGGAACTTGGAAGTAGGTAAGAAGTCCTACCTTACGTTAACTGCGtgtattaataatttttttagtaTCTATTAATTTAAAACACTTGATAGCAAATTATCttatgttttaaaaaaattatgtgtACTATTTCTAATTAGCGAATTTCCTTGTGTTAATATAGATGGTCAGCTATTGCTGCAAAATTGCCAGGAAGAACTGACAACGACGTTAAAAACTTCTTCTACACACATTTAAAGAAGCATATGGGTATGCAAAAAGATGCCCTATTGAAGTCTAACGTAAGGCGGAAAAGGGTGGAGAAAACCAAAAAAGCTCAAGAAAGACCCGTATTATTCGTGGCTATTAATAATCTAACGATAGGAACATCCAGCAACGACAGTTTGATATCACCTGATATTTCTTCATCtggcagcagcagcagcagcattAATACGTTCGGGAAAAACCAAAAGATGAACATTGACATGGAAAACACGGTTATCTTGGAGAGCAATCCTGAAACTCATCAGTCTGATCACAGTTTGAGCATTGAGTCATTGGATCTGTACGATACGAGTTCATTCTGGTTTCATCTACTTAATGATGCCCACCGTCTTATTTTATGAAGGATTAACATAACTAATTAGAATCTACATGTGCGACCTCCAGAGACAGATCCAAAATTTGTTCTTTATGGGTTCAAGTTCACCACTCTATCGCGGCCTATTGTTTTAGTGGATTCAAAATCTATTATATTTATTGAATTTATATCCTAGTGTTACTGGATTCAGATGAACTCATAAATATTAATACTATATCTCCCCTAGTTGCTTCGTAGTAtatattgtttaaccaaaaatgtgattctttggtcaaagctaaagacaaatagaaattcgggctactgataatcaggagacgaaaaagaaataatagactttttgagaatGACAAATAAACAGTAAATATGTTTGTACTCAAATGTAATGTTTATGATATCCTCTCTCCTTACAAATGACGAGACCTCCtctttttatagttgattctaagtaaaggagtaataccttagtcttaatgagacaattatgagcaataaatgacattaaataagacgttacacaatcattcctatttaataccaattctctaacgtattgggtatttaatattgaatttggactccttttcgtcatcatatccatgtcttcaatgccttctgatctcttggctttaaatgacctaaataggtacgaagcttgtattattcgaattgcctctcgtgcctatttagcttttctttccccgtatctgttgtcactcgtgcctcttaactgatcatcatgttttgaccattcctcgtgtcatgccacgtcaccttcaatgtaaattcagttttttcccaatacagatagtccccccactttccatttatttatcaattaaatatatgggaagtggatcttcataaaaagggaatttttgccgtaattaattctatgacagtactgacgcttcaattgtcccttCTAATTAATGATTTGCATATGTGTCACCTTCTGATTGGTTCTGCAATTCTGCACCCTTTTTTCAAGGCTTCTTTATTCCCACTAGtcgaagtgatagttgcctttattataggctttccgtcattacacttctaagtttgacggttgtcattataaacatatttaaccctctttcttttgtcttcttcttcataGACCTTCAACAAGCAATTTATTATTCACTTTTGCCTTTTCTCCCCTTTAGttcgtccttcttcaacaatgtcatctccaaatcctaaccctagaaaagttccaattctagatcactTCTCCAATGCCCCCGTAAGACATAGgagaggcagaggaggtaggcttcggagCTTGAGCCTAGGATCCACTCGTGGTGATTCATCTGGTTCTACTTCTTCTTTTTCTGGTAttaggagttctatcccaaagaccccttcttctaaaggtaaagaactttctgaACCTACTCAGGAACCTTTAGTTGAAGAAATCGTACCCAATGATTTATCTTTTGGGAATGATAGAAGATCTCTCCAAGAACaagttaaaaatttagaaaacGTTGACACCTATCTTTCTTTAATAACTGAACTTGTGATTCCTACTGTTAGGAAAGATTTTAATTGGAGAGATAATCTTCGTATGATGATTCCTGCCCCAAACCAGAGAATTTCTTCTTTCAGAATTAGATtctatttcgtttatacttatccctttactttgggattTAAAACTGCCATTGACCCAGTTATACTTGAATTTTGccgctttttcaaaatttgcttTGCACAAGTAGGTCCTCTTGTTTGGAGAGTTGTGGCTTGCTTAAGGTATTTGTCTACCAAAGCCAATGTTAATTTTACCTTTTCCCATCTTATTTACCTAtaccaccccaaattattccgccatggagtttttaccttgactgcaagaagcaagaaggttttggtaaaccccgaagatgacaaggatcgagggtggtATTGTCGTTAAGTTATTGTACGTACGGTGGATTTGTTGGGTGAAACAaacattcccttccctgagaagtggaattttgcatgtaagtttttctttttcttaccgtATCTACTTTTTAagaattttgatttcttttctaaTCTCGTCTTTTTTTGgcttttgtagcaaccatgggagatgtggaacacgTTCCTAACTTctgtggttgggtagattcaattttgaagattgacatatggaggcgagaacttggaaatcaatttctcttttgaatggttggaaagtgaagtcccatggtatgtatttccttatgctttgccatatattaaattatttcttattttaattctttattcctctttttatcaggatttggtaTTAGGGGTATGACAGCCGAGGTAGCCGTTGCCATTCGAGCATCTTCAACCGCTTCACTTGATTTGGAAAAGACTCGGGCCACgctaccaaaaagaaaagttgtagaagaaagttctgagaatgaggaagaagagaataccTCTTTGATAGCTAGGTCAAGAGCCAGGATATGCGTCATTGATGGAGATGAAGATGCTCATGCTCGAGCCTCTATCTCCGAGCCTGTTCAAATCCTTTCTGATGAGGATACCACTCCAAGAGGCTCTAATGAATCAATTCGATGTCTCtttgttagtggttttgagagtggAAAGTTTGGACCAGTTCTTGATGAAACTCCCCTCTCTTCTTCTATTCCTTCTATTCCTTTGACAACCACAAGTATTTCTTTGCCTATTTTATCGACTCTTGTTTCTTTACCTGTTTTGGTTCCCATATCTGCTCCTACTGTCCCTGCTTTGACTCCCACAGCTCCCAttgtttttacctcttctactacTCCTCCTTTCATTGTTCCCCCTCCCTCTGTTCAGCATACAGAGGCGGGTTCTAGCAGCAGAGGCatgactatgagaagtgttactcttgaagttcctgccaatcatagccttttgagaaagactggtggagctgatgtttggctcgagcctctaatcggagatattgagaagaagaagatggagagccacagtTGCTTGACTCtaatgaatgacatagttcattctaccttGAAGGTACTTCTCTTTTAACTTACAAGTTTTTTTATATCTCTCTATATTCTCACATTTGATGCCTTTCCCTTATAGGCTAATCTTATTGGTACTAAGTTAATGGACCCTTATCTCCACTCTAGAGAAGAAGGATCGAGAGTCTGCGAAGGCTATCTCTGAGGTTAGGAGAATAGCTGAGGAAACCCAGCTTGAGGCAGCAAACTGGAaggagcagtttgagaatgctcaggggaccatagaggagttgcaagaaagtagaaatcacctggagcagcaaaagcgtggtttgacttctgagctagcaattgccaaggcttcttcaagccaatttgaaaaagataAGGAGCTTTTAGAGTACTCAttttcagaacaattatcaaaggccAGTGAAAAAATCAGAGAGCTTAAGGCACttgtggagaagaaagaagaatatgcaggggagttagtgcaaagcttgactcaagctcaggctgacttaaggatctcctctgacgagatacgtgctttgaagagttctcaagcctcccttgaagcttcccttgattcccactTAGCTGAACACCAGATATTgaagaatgatcttgctatgtgggaaagggagtatggactGCTTGAGtagaacttcaacatagaggtaagTTGGGCTTTTCTAAAATCTCGCCAtgatgctttgatggaagctactcaagaaaactttgatttaCAATCTGAATTAGCCAAAGTCTTAGACACTATTGAAAAAAGCCAACAACcagttgatactccttctcctgcacttggaactcctggggcagaagagcttttaaatgaagaagtggttGTTGCGGCAATTGGAGTTGCAATTCCGGCTCCcaagggtgaaacttctatgacacagTCCATAGAAGCTGAAGCTCccgtgactcttgcttccctTGGTGATTTTAACACTCCAGGCCCAGTTGAAACCTCTCCTATTGCTGCTCCCTCAGAAGTTGTTACCGTGCCTGTGACTGCCCCTGAAAATgagattgcaacttctgatgttccaaccccttcagtgactagttgaATGTATTTCAAACTTTACTGTTTTTTTTATTAATCCGTGGTGTTATCCCTTAGCAACTTTAAGGGATATTTTgatgaagtccccagttatcataatggggcatttgtaaaaaataaatattttgctgactaagtttgtacttagtcttttatattaagaagttttgttagtacttcaatgtgttctattcttgccttttccttacttatttaggacttatagaatagtttagcatttttatcctttgaaaatgctttatgattcttctcatgacttattaacatgaggcttataaaagagggcccttttattttatcgacacttaatgaagaagacgtctcaacttcataatggtgttataatacgatgaaagaaataggaatacacatgttttgtatgaaacaactttgacaagtttttattcatgaactttaacaagttttttgactattacatgtattaaaatacatctataatttgctcgtaactgtttttcttgtaacaaatttttacataatataaaataaacaaggtttttcttcataacctgtttcagtacatagtcatgaccctatctttatatgaagagtttgagaggtgacttcatttatgagtttgagagatgactctgttgttctcatgggaaaaacattatgatgaatgtcttgtgtttgttgaacacgatgatgaatgctgaagacttcgtaactttttctcaacacttgcctctttgtggccgacttttgttcgatattcgtatctgtttttctacacatatctgtgtataatatgtagtcccccaagtgtttgagcggtgaagtatgaagcctcgagcacttgtttatttctttcaatttggtccttttcctaaaacagaaaaatatacgggacacggaggtgcgattatagatgaagaccgcctaatcgtgtgtatttccataaaattaattgtaaccctaggttgggaattttagaatactccattttgccttgcaggtcgtggctcatcatttggcacgagttaggatttttgcctagcatctaaaatcgttagtaaaactttaataattcaaaagaaaaattttaacatggcgatacctgaccgtgggtactttctcagaagtaatatctctttaaatggacggcattccaatgcgagggtaaaactttgccgtgcattgtctccaactcgtatgctcctttacccgcaatgtcacgaactctCTATGGttcttcccatgttggacttagctttcctgaattagcagcctttgcagattggaacacctttttaagcacaaagtctccaattttgaaaaatctgaggcgtgctttcctattgtaatatcgttcaattacttgtttttgtgctgccattcttatcaatgcagcttctcttcttccttcaagcaaatcaaggttgacccgcatctcttcatcattagattcctccgttgcttgAACGTACCGTGTGCTCGGTTCACcaatttcaactggaattaaggcttccgcaccataaaccattgaaaatggtgtttctccagtgcttgtttttgtcgttgtacgataagcccatagtactccaggTAATATCTCaagccaattaccttttgaatcatataacctcttcttcaagttgttgataatgactttgtttgtggattccgcttgtccattacccagtggatggtatggcgtagatgttatccttttaatctgccaactttgaagaaattctatgatttgagctcctatgaattgtggtccattgttacacacgatctcctttggtgctccaaagcggcatattatatttcgccatataaagtctttaacttccttctctcgtacctgtttaaattctcctgcttctacccatttagtgaaataatctgtgagtacaagtagaaactttacctgaccctttgcttgtggtagtggacctacgatatccattccccatttcataaagggccacggggctataacaaggtgtagtaactcagctggtctgtgcatattattgtcgtaTATTTGACATTtttcacatttggacacgaagttgtttgcctcttcttccatcttaggctaataatatcctgctcgaatcaatgttcttaccagtgaccttccccctgcgtgatttccacaatgtccttcgtgcacttccttcatcacatattctgtttgagagggtccgagacactttgctagtggtccaccgaacatctttcgataaagatttccttgatataaacaatatcgagcggcttttttgcgaagcgcgtgagccttccctttgtcattaggcacggttccgtgctgtaaaaaagcaataattCCGTTTGTCCAAtaccatgttaaatgattaaaatttacctcattcttatcaggttcgagaacgaaatgaaataaatgtatgactgaagcatttgcgtcaTTTGCTACatcagctgcagatgcgagattagctaaaacatctgcctccacattttcatctcttgggatctgcattaccttccaagtttggaattgctttattagttcccgtaccttttcgagatattcttgcattcgtgtttccctggctgtataagtccccagcatctgatttaccacgagttgagaatcactcttgattataatttgtgttatgccgagttctcttgccaattctaaacctgcaattacagcctcgtactctgcttcattgttagttatagaatgacattttatagttTGCCTAATAGTTTCACCtgtaggtggtatgagaactatacccagacctgctccttttacattagatgaaccatcagtgaataaaatccaagtccacgggtttgcaccattaaaaacttgtaattctttttctgcttctaaatgcatcctcTGGCTAAAATCAACTACGAAATCggctaatacttgagattttatagcagtcctaggttgataaatgatttcgtattcacttaattctatagcccatttttctaacctccctgacaattcatgTTTATACAAAAtgtttcgaagcggaaaagcagtaactacaacaatgggatggcattgaaaataaggtcttaattttctagatgtcatgatcaaagctaatgctaatttttctagctgtgggtatcgtgtttcagcatctagtaaggacttacttacataataaataggagattgtttatcttggtcctcacggactaaaacagcacttaccgcaacttcagacacagccagatagatgagaagcttttctcccacctttggttttgccaataatggtggttttgacaaataagatttcaaatttctaagggcttgttgataatcttcgttccattcaaaatgatcttgctttttgagtgcagagaaaaacttaaaacacttttctgaagatttgaaaataaatctccccaaagctgcaattcttccagttaatctttgaacttcctttttattagtaaggatatcagggatttcttctattgctttgatctgagaaggatttacctcaataccatggttagaaacaagaaaacccaaaaacttacctgatgcaactccaaatgcacatttttctgggttgagtttcatattaaattttcgcaaaatttcaaatgtaacagatagaagagaaatatgatcatgagaatgctgggttttgacgagcatatcgtctatatattcCTCCATTGTCTTTATGTTCTTGGaatattttggtgaccaacctttgataggttgccccagcatttttgagaccaaaggacattactttataacagtaagtccccctgtctgtgatgaaagaagttttttcttcatcactagggtccattttaatttggttgtaccctgaatatgcatctaaaaaacttaaaagttcatgtcctgcagttgcatcaattaattgatctatatgtggtaaaggaaaagaatcttttggacaagctttattaagatctgtataatctacacagactcgccacttaccatttttcttaggtacaacaactgtgttggctaaccaattagggtactttacctcgcggattgacccaatttttaatagcttttggacctcatcttgaatcacctggtttttgaaagccccttgctttcttttcttttgctttattggtgtaaaggatgggtcttcgtttaatttgtgagtcatcacatccggtggtatccctgtcatgtcagcatgggaccaagcaaaacagtccacgttagattttagaaattcaattaacatacctcgcatgtttgagtttaaattagctctaacataaactttccgttcaggccactgctcaaataatatcacaacctcgagttcttcgatggttgttttgatattttcattctcctcaggttcttgaattgtatcaggtctcgagtctaaatctgttttctcttgctcaattgaggtttgattgctgacaccttcaactgtttcctgtaattgctatttttctttgtttacggTGCTCATATCTGTTACAACGTTGATACTCCTGGCTGTATGCTGATCCCCTCGAATTTGACAAATCCCCcacggtgatggaaatttaagaacttgatgtagagttgatggaacAGCATCCAcatcatggatccaaggcctccccatgctcatattgtaggccatttccatatcaactacctgaaatttagtttctttaacaataCCTGCAGCAAAAGCTGTTAGAactacctctccttttgttaccacacttaaattatcgaagcctgacaaggtatgcgccttgggtatcatgttgtcttcagcttgcatttcacgtaatacccttagtagtataatatttacggaactccctggatcaatcaaaactcgttttacattagtatcatgtacaagtaaagatattaccagtgcgtcattatgtggggttatcactccttcggtatctgcatcaaCGAATGAAATACTTTCCTTTTCTAAAACCTGCcgtacccgtttcccgtgtgtaattgttactttagaaaccttgttggaagctATATAGGTTATGCCGTgtatatcttctcccccacttatcacattcactgttctcttgggtgaaggagtcTTTGGaggctcttgcctatttttcatataggcttgtttacctttttcactaaataactcagtgaggtaccctagcttcaatagatgatccacttcactctgcaaaaatctacattctgaagttttatgcccgtgatcattgtggaattcgcaccaatgatctggattgcgtctatttggatttgaccgcatctcttttggccatcataccttatctcccatgcttctcaaaacagccacgagctcggaggtagtgacattaaagttatatccgccgaaccttgcctttaaacttctgtcatcatctcgtgactcttgtctgtttCGATCATTtctgaatcttgatgaagaaccagattccctgtttctcgatttttgatcatattgctggctatcttgttttgaccgtgagtattttcctgcaggtcccatatatggatcgtacctgtttttacctgatctttttcggtttctgatcttctggaaccgcccctttcttcatgatgaaacttaggtacggtatcttcttcaattcgcagcttcgtactgtacctgttgtaaacatcattccacgtggttgcagggaattcacgaaggctttctttgagtcttctcatggcttcagaacttttgtcatttaaattacttgcgaaagctattgcagcccagttgtcaagtacacggggtagagtcattctttcacgctggaatctatcaacaaagtctctgagcaactctgaatccccttgtttgattttgaaaatttcttccattcttttctcaaccttttgagctcccgagtgtgctttaataaaagaatctgcaagctcagcaacagaatttatagaattttcagataaaagagaataccaggttaatgcacccttggtgagtgtttctccaaattttttgaccagtactgattcgatttcttgtttggtcaagtcgttgcctttcacgcctgttgtaaatgtagtcacgtggtcacgtgggtctgtagtaccatcatatttcgggatgtcaggcattttgaactttttcggaattggaaggggagcagcacttggcttccaaggttgttgtgagtatctgtccatgtctactccttttattacaggcggaactccagggatttgctcaatacgctcattttgttccttaatctgtttctgcaaggttagaactaaattttgcaaatagaaattatttgaattacctggtcccccttcctgtggttcactggtggttcctccatttccagaattaacaagaccagaacgaggattctccaatgtattattattaggagttggtgtgggtggtgcagcaggcaatcgactaactagagcctgaagagctttgccgacctgtgcatcaattagcttttgtaaagcttcatttgcacctccttcaaaatgttcagattgttcttgttgatcagcacgggattcagggGCAAGaatgccttcacgagattgacgtggtgaatctagaggggagggaaccacgtcaatgttcggtaggtctccttgattttgatggatttgattttcatggtttcccaatgtgttatcactgttattgttgttgttgttgtttgacatgttgATAAAGACGAATAAAACGTAGCttcaaagaaaagattatcagtttcccggtaacggaaccaatttgtttaaccaaaaatgtgattctttggtcaaagctaaagacaaatagaaattcgggctactgataatcaggagacgaaaaagaaataatagactttttgagaatGACAAATAAGCAGTAAATAGGTTTGTACTCCAATGTAATGTTTATGATATCCTCTCTCATTACAAATGACGAGACCTCCtctttttatagttgattctaagtaaaggagtaataccttagtcttaatgagacagttatgagcaataaatgacattaaataagacgttacacaatcattcctatagtaactcagctggtctgtgcatattattgtcgtatctttgacatttttcacatttggacacgaagttgttttcctcttcttccatcttaggctaataatatcctgctcgaatcaatgttcttaccagtgaccttccccctgcgtgatttccacaatgtccttcgtgcacttccTTCATCActtattctgtttgagagggtccgagacacttTGCttgtggtccaccgaacatctttcgataaagatttccttgatataaacaatatcgagcggcttttttgcgaagcgcgtgagccttccctttgtcattaggcatggttccgtgctgtaaaaaagcaataattCCGTTTGTCCAAtaccatgttaaatgattaaaatttacctcattcttatcaggttcgagaacgaaatgaaataaatgtatgactgaagcatttgcgtcaTTTGCTACATCAGCtgcagatgcaagattagctaaaACATCTGCCTCCAAATtttcatctcttgggatctgcattaccttccaagtttggaattgctttattagttcccgtaccttttcgagatattcttgcattcgagtttccctggctgtataagtccccagcatctgattgaccacgagttgagaatcactcttgattataatttgtgttatgccgagttctcttgccaattctaaacctgcaattacagcctcatactctgcttcattgttagttatagaatgacattttatagttTGCCTAATAGTTTCACCtgtaggtggtatgagaactatacccagacctgctccttttacattagatgaaccatcagtgaata
This sequence is a window from Nicotiana sylvestris chromosome 3, ASM39365v2, whole genome shotgun sequence. Protein-coding genes within it:
- the LOC104238310 gene encoding transcription factor MYB14-like; this encodes MPSVPQQQQKSTSMEEVKKGAWSPEEDQKLKSYIMRYGIWNWSRMPKFAGLSRTGKSCRLRWINYLNPDVKKGPFTMEERETVIKMYQELGSRWSAIAAKLPGRTDNDVKNFFYTHLKKHMGMQKDALLKSNVRRKRVEKTKKAQERPVLFVAINNLTIGTSSNDSLISPDISSSGSSSSSINTFGKNQKMNIDMENTVILESNPETHQSDHSLSIESLDLYDTSSFWFHLLNDAHRLIL